The following proteins come from a genomic window of Tenebrio molitor chromosome 9, icTenMoli1.1, whole genome shotgun sequence:
- the Mhc gene encoding myosin heavy chain, muscle isoform X46: protein MPKPVVQEGDDPDPTPYLFVSLEQKRIDQTKPYDAKKSCWVPDEKEGFVLGEIKGTKGDLVTVGLPGGEEKNFKKDQVTQVNPPKYEKAEDMSNLTYLNDASVLHNLKQRYYNQLIYTYSGLFCVAINPYKRFPVYTNRCAKLYRGKRRNEVPPHIFAISDGAYVNMLTNHENQSMLITGESGAGKTENTKKVIAYFATVGASSKKTEEQSKKGNLEDQVVQTNPVLEAFGNAKTVRNDNSSRFGKFIRIHFGPTGKLAGADIETYLLEKARVISQQSLERSYHIFYQIMSGAVPGLKDMCNLSSDIYQYHFVSQGKITIPNVDDAEELMLTDQAFDVLGFTQEEKDNIYRITASVMHMGCMKFKQRGREEQAECDGTEEGERVAKLLGVEAPALYNALCKPRIKVGAEFVTQGRNVNQVSYSVGAMSKAMFDRVFKYLVKKCNETLDTKQKRQHFIGVLDIAGFEIFDFNGFEQLCINFTNEKLQQFFNHHMFVLEQEEYQREGIEWAFIDFGMDLLACIELIEKPMGILSILEEESMFPKATDKTFEEKLNTNHLGKSPNFLKPKPPKPGQQAAHFAIGHYAGNVPYNITGWLEKNKDPLNDTVVDLFKKGTNKLLVDIFADHPGQSGAPDAGGGKGRGKKGGGFATVSSAYKEQLNNLMATLRSTQPHFVRCIIPNELKQPGVIDSHLVMHQLTCNGVLEGIRICRKGFPNRMVYPDFKLRYMILAPATMAAEADPKEAARKCLEEVGLDPDSYRIGHTKVFFRAGVLGQMEELRDERLGKIVTWMQSWVRGYLSRKEFKKLQEQRLALQVCQRNLRKYLKLRTWPWYKLWQKVKPLLNVTRIEDEIAKLEEKAAKAQEAYEREAKAKKELEGLYSKLLAEKTDLLSSLEGEKGSLSEVQERANKLQAQKSDLESQLSETQDRLSQEEDARNQLTQQKKKLEQEISGYKKDIEDIELNLQKSEQDKATKDHQIRNLNDEIAHQDELINKLNKEKKLSGESSQKIAEELQAAEDKVNHLNKVKAKLEQTLDELEDSLEREKKLRGDVEKSKRKVEGDLKLTQEAVADLERNKKELEQTIQRKDKEISSLTAKLEDEQSVVGKLQKQIKELQARIEELEEEVEAERQARAKAEKQRADLARELEELGERLEEAGGATSAQIELNKKREAELAKLRRDLEESNIQHEGTLANLRKKHNDAVSEMGEQIDQLNKLKAKAERDRASIYTELQQTRSAVEQIGREKAAVEKVSKQLQQQLNDVQGKLDETNRTLNDFDAAKKKLSIENSDLLRQLEEAESQVSQLSKIKVSLTTQLEDTKRLADEEGRERATLLGKFRNLEHDLDNIREQVEEEAEAKADIQRQLSKSNAEAQLWRQKYESEGIARSEELEEAKRKLQARLAEAEETIESLNQKVVALEKTKQRLTTEVEDLQIEVDRANAIASAAEKKQKAFDKIIGEWKLKVDDLAAELDASQKECRNYSTELFRLKGAYEEGQEQLEAVRRENKNLADEVKDLLDQIGEGGRNIHEIEKARKRLEAEKDELQAALEEAEAALEQEENKVLRSQLELSQVRQEIDRRIQEKEEEFENTRKNHQRALDSMQASLEAEAKGKAEALRMKKKLEADINELEIALDHANKANAEAQKTIKRYQQQLKDTQTALEEEQRARDEAREQLGISERRANALQNELEESRTLLEQADRARRQAEQELGDAHEQLNDLSAQNSSLSAAKRKLETELQTLHSDLDELLNEAKNSEEKAKKAMVDAARLADELRAEQDHAQTQEKLRKALETQIKDLQVRLDEAEANALKGGKKLIQKLEQRVRELENELDSEQRRHADAQKNLRKSERRIKELSFQAEEDRKNHERMQDLVDKLQQKIKTYKRQIEEAEEIAALNLAKFRKAQQELEEAEERADLAEQAIAKFRAKGRGGSAARGGSPAPPRQRPQLDGLTFPPRFDLAPENEF, encoded by the exons ATGCCTAAACCAGTGGTCCAAGAGGGGGACGATCCAGATCCGACCCCGTACTTGTTCGTTTCTCTTGAACAGAAACGTATCGACCAGACCAAGCCCTACGATGCCAAGAAATCATGCTGGGTCCCGGACGAAAAGGAGGGTTTCGTACTTGGTGAGATCAAGGGGACGAAGGGCGATCTCGTCACCGTCGGACTCCCCGGCGGAGAG GAGAAGAACTTCAAGAAGGACCAAGTGACCCAAGTCAACCCGCCCAAATACGAGAAAGCTGAGGATATGTCCAATTTGACATACCTCAACGACGCTTCCGTATTGCATAATCTCAAGCAAAGATACTATAACCAACTTATCTAT ACTTACTCTGGTCTTTTCTGCGTCGCTATCAACCCCTACAAGCGCTTCCCCGTCTACACCAACCGCTGCGCCAAGTTGTACCGTGGCAAGAGGCGTAATGAAGTCCCACCCCATATCTTCGCCATTTCTGACGGTGCCTACGTTAACATGTTGACCA ACCACGAGAATCAATCTATGTTGATTAC TGGTGAGTCTGGTGCCGGAAAAACTGAGAACACGAAGAAGGTAATTGCCTACTTCGCCACTGTCGGCGCTTCATCTAAGAAAACTGAAGAACAATCCAAGAAGGGTAACTTGGAAGATCAGGTCGTACAAACTAACCCTGTACTTGAAGCCTTCGGTAACGCCAAGACCGTGCGTAATGACAACTCTTCACGTTTC GGTAAATTCATCCGTATCCACTTCGGTCCAACTGGTAAACTGGCCGGTGCTGATATTGAGACTT ATCTACTCGAGAAAGCTCGTGTCATCTCCCAACAGTCCCTGGAGAGATCCTACCACATCTTCTACCAGATCATGTCTGGTGCCGTCCCTGGACTTAAGG aCATGTGCAATCTTTCAAGCGACATCTACCAATATCACTTCGTGTCTCAAGGCAAAATTACAATTCCTAACGTTGATGACGCCGAAGAGTTGATGCTGACTGAT CAAGCCTTCGACGTTCTGGGTTTCACCCAAGAGGAGAAGGACAACATCTACAGAATCACTGCCTCTGTAATGCACATGGGTTGCATGAAGTTCAAACAAAGAGGTCGTGAAGAGCAGGCTGAATGTGACGGTACCGAG GAAGGTGAACGCGTCGCCAAACTGTTGGGTGTTGAAGCCCCCGCTTTGTACAACGCTCTTTGCAAGCCCAGGATCAAGGTCGGTGCCGAGTTCGTCACCCAGGGTCGTAATGTCAACCAGGTCTCCTATTCCGTGGGTGCCATGTCGAAGGCCATGTTCGACAGGGTTTTCAAATATCTCGTCAAGAAGTGTAACGAGACCCTTGACACCAAACAGAAGAGACAGCACTTCATCGGTGTACTGGATATCGCCGGTTTCGAAATCTTCGAC TTCAACGGCTTCGAACAGCTGTGTATCAACTTCACTAATGAGAAGTTGCAACAATTCTTTAACCACCACATGTTCGTACTAGAACAAGAAGAATACCAAAGAGAAGGTATTGAGTGGGCCTTCATTGATTTCGGCATGGATTTGTTAGCCTGTATTGAACTTATTGAAAAG CCTATGGGTATCTTGTCCATCCTTGAAGAAGAGTCTATGTTCCCCAAGGCCACTGACAAGACTTTTGAGGAGAAATTGAACACCAACCACTTGGGCAAATCTCCCAACTTCTTGAAGCCCAAACCACCAAAGCCTGGCCAACAAGCTGCTCACTTCGCCATCGGCCATTACGCCGGCAAC GTACCCTACAATATCACCGGTTGGTTGGAGAAGAACAAGGACCCCTTGAACGACACCGTGGTCGACTTGTTCAAGAAGGGCACCAACAAACTCTTGGTGGACATCTTCGCGGATCATCCTGGTCAATCTGGTGCTCCCGATGCTGGTGGCGGCAAGG GTCGTGGTAAGAAGGGAGGTGGTTTTGCTACTGTATCTTCAGCCTACAAG GAACAATTGAACAACTTGATGGCCACCTTGCGCTCTACCCAGCCGCATTTCGTCCGTTGCATCATTCCCAATGAATTGAAACAGCCCGGAGTCATCGACTCTCATCTTGTCATGCACCAGCTGACTTGCAACGGTGTACTTGAAGGAATTCGTATTTGCAGAAAAGGTTTCCCCAACAGGATGGTTTACCCCGACTTCAAACTTCG CTACATGATCTTAGCTCCTGCCACAATGGCAGCGGAGGCTGATCCCAAGGAAGCCGCCAGGAAATGTCTGGAAGAGGTCGGCTTAGATCCAGATTCTTACCGCATAGGACACACCAAG GTCTTCTTCCGCGCCGGTGTCCTGGGTCAAATGGAGGAGCTTCGCGACGAGCGTCTTGGCAAGATCGTCACCTGGATGCAATCTTGGGTACGCGGTTACCTCTCCAGGAAAGAGTTCAAGAAGTTGCAAGAACAGCGCTTGGCTCTCCAAGTGTGCCAGAGGAACTTGCGCAAGTACCTCAAGCTTCGCACCTGGCCCTGGTACAAGTTGTGGCAGAAAGTCAAGCCTCTCCTCAACGTCACCCGCATCGAGGATGAGATTGCG AAACTGGAGGAGAAAGCTGCCAAGGCCCAAGAAGCATACGAACGCGAGGCCAAAGCCAAGAAGGAATTGGAGGGACTCTACTCCAAACTCTTGGCAGAAAAGACTGATCTTCTCTCCTCTCTCGAAGGCGAAAAGGGATCCCTTTCCGAGGTCCAGGAGAGAGCCAACAAGCTCCAAGCCCAAAAGAGCGATCTTGAAAGTCAATTATCC GAAACTCAAGACCGTCTCAGCCAGGAGGAAGATGCACGCAACCAACTGACGCaacagaaaaagaaattggagCAAGAAATCTCCGGTTACAAGAAGGACATCGAAGATATTGAGCTCAACCTCCAGAAATCCGAGCAGGACAAAGCCACCAAGGACCACCAGATCAGAAACTTGAACGATGAGATCGCCCACCAAGATGAACTCATCAACAAGCTCAACAAGGAGAAGAAACTCTCCGGCGAGAGCAGCCAAAAGATCGCTGAGGAGCTCCAAGCCGCCGAAGACAAAGTCAATCACTTGAACAAAGTCAAGGCTAAGCTCGAGCAGACCCTCGACGAATTGGAGGACTCCCTCGAGCGCGAGAAGAAACTCCGCGGTGACGTGGAGAAGTCCAAGCGCAAGGTTGAAGGCGATCTCAAGCTGACCCAGGAAGCCGTGGCCGATCTCGAACGCAACAAGAAGGAACTCGAACAGACCATCCAACGCAAAGACAAGGAGATCTCATCTCTCACTGCCAAACTCGAAGACGAACAATCCGTTGTGGGCAAACTCCAGAAACAAATCAAGGAACTCCAGGCCAGGATCGAGGAACTCGAAGAGGAAGTCGAAGCCGAACGTCAAGCTCGCGCCAAGGCTGAGAAGCAACGCGCCGATTTGGCCAGGGAACTCGAGGAACTCGGCGAGCGTCTCGAGGAAGCCGGCGGTGCCACCTCCGCTCAAATCGAACTCAACAAGAAACGCGAAGCCGAACTTGCCAAACTCAGGAGGGACTTGGAAGAATCCAACATCCAACACGAAGGTACTCTCGCCAATCTCAGGAAGAAGCACAACGATGCCGTTTCCGAGATGGGTGAACAAATCGACCAACTCAACAAACTCAAGGCTAA GGCTGAAAGAGACCGCGCTAGCATTTACACTGAGCTTCAGCAAACTCGCAGTGCGGTGGAACAAATCGGTCGGGAAAAG GCTGCCGTCGAAAAAGTATCTAAGCAACTCCAACAACAACTCAATGACGTCCAAGGCAAACTCGATGAAACCAACCGCACTCTCAACGACTTCGATGCCGCCAAGAAGAAGCTCTCCATCGAAAACTCTGACCTCCTCCGCCAACTCGAAGAAGCCGAATCTCAAGTCTCTCAACTCAGCAAGATCAAGGTCTCCCTCACCACCCAATTGGAAGACACCAAGAGGCTCGCCGACGAAGAAGGTCGCGAACGCGCCACTCTCCTCGGCAAATTCCGCAACTTGGAACACGACTTGGACAACATCCGCGAACAAGTTGAAGAGGAAGCCGAAGCTAAGGCCGACATCCAACGCCAACTCAGCAAGTCCAACGCTGAAGCTCAACTCTGGCGCCAGAAATACGAATCCGAAGGTATCGCCCGCTCTGAAGAACTCGAAGAGGCCAAGAGGAAACTCCAGGCCCGTCTCGCTGAAGCCGAAGAGACCATCGAGTCCCTCAACCAGAAGGTTGTAGCTTTGGAGAAGACCAAGCAGCGATTGACCACCGAAGTCGAAGATTTGCAAATCGAAGTCGACAGGGCTAACGCCATTGCCAGCGCTGCCGAGAAGAAACAGAAGGCCTTCGACAAGATCATCGGAGAATGGAAGCTCAAGGTTGACGATTTGGCCGCCGAGCTCGACGCCAGCCAGAAGGAATGCCGCAACTACTCCACCGAATTGTTCAGGCTCAAGGGAGCTTACGAAGAGGGACAGGAACAACTCGAAGCTGTCCGCCGCGAGAACAAGAACTTGGCCGACGAAGTCAAGGATCTCCTCGACCAAATCGGCGAAGGTGGCCGCAACATCCACGAGATCGAGAAGGCCAGGAAACGCTTGGAAGCCGAGAAAGACGAACTCCAAGCCGCCTTGGAGGAAGCCGAAGCCGCCCTCGAACAAGAAGAGAACAAAGTGTTGCGCAGCCAACTCGAGTTGTCTCAAGTCCGCCAAGAGATCgaccgccgcatccaagagaAAGAGGAGGAATTCGAAAACACCCGCAAGAATCATCAACGCGCTCTCGACTCCATGCAAGCCTCCCTCGAAGCCGAAGCCAAAGGCAAGGCTGAGGCTCTTCGCATGAAGAAGAAGTTGGAAGCCGACATCAACGAGCTCGAAATCGCCTTGGACCACGCCAACAAG GCCAACGCCGAGGCCCAGAAGACCATCAAGCGCTACCAACAACAGCTCAAGGACACCCAGACCGCCCTCGAGGAGGAACAACGTGCCCGCGACGAAGCCCGCGAACAACTCGGCATCTCTGAGCGCCGCGCCAACGCCCTCCAGAACGAACTCGAAGAGAGCCGCACTCTCTTGGAACAAGCCGACCGCGCTCGCCGCCAAGCCGAGCAAGAATTGGGTGACGCCCACGAGCAACTCAACGACCTGTCCGCCCAGAACTCGTCTCTCTCCGCTGCCAAGAGGAAACTCGAGACCGAGCTCCAGACCCTCCACTCTGACCTCGACGAACTCCTGAACGAGGCCAAGAACTCCGAAGAGAAGGCGAAGAAAGCCATGGTCGACGCCGCTCGTCTCGCCGACGAACTCCGCGCCGAACAAGACCACGCCCAGACCCAGGAGAAACTCCGCAAGGCTCTCGAGACCCAGATCAAGGATCTCCAAGTCCGTCTCGACGAGGCCGAAGCCAACGCCCTCAAGGGAGGCAAGAAGCTGATCCAGAAACTCGAACAGCGCGTCAGGGAGTTGGAGAACGAATTGGACAGCGAACAGAGGAGACACGCCGACGCCCAGAAGAACTTGAGGAAATCGGAGCGCCGCATCAAGGAGCTGAGCTTCCAAGCCGAGGAAGACCGCAAGAACCACGAACGCATGCAGGATCTCGTCGACAAGTTGCAACAAAAGATCAAGACCTACAAGAGGCAGATCGAGGAAGCCGAAGAAATCGCCGCCCTCAACTTGGCTAAATTCCGCAAGGCTCAACAGGAGTTGGAGGAAGCCGAGGAACGTGCCGACCTCGCTGAACAGGCCATCGCTAAATTCCGCGCGAAGGGACGTGGGGGATCCGCCGCCAGGGGAGGCAGCCCAGCG CCCCCGAGACAGCGCCCCCAATTAGACGGCCTTACCTTCCCACCAAGGTTCGACCTGGCTCCTGAAAACgaattctaa